The sequence ACCGCCTGCCACAGAAACAGCGTGACCATCAGCATGTTCAGCCCCACGTGGGCCTTGCGGGCGATCAGGTTGCCCTGCTGCATCAAGGGAGTGAGCGAGGCGGCCAGGGCCACCATGGAGGTCATGCCGATCCCCACCAGCAGGTGCGGGCCCACGAACAGCTTGCCGTTGTTGAGGTAGGTGACGGCCATGCCGCCGAAGCAGCCGATCACCACCAGGGCCAGCAGCACACTGCCCACCTGGAAATGGCGCTTGGCGTACTGACCCTTGATCAGCTGCTTGCGGGTTTCGGCATCGGGTGCCGTGCGCAGCTTTTTGGCCTTGATGCCCAGGAACAGTCCATAGCCGGACAGCCCGAGCAGGCTCCACATCATCAGCGGATGCAGGAAGTTGAGGCCGTAGGCGAGCGACTCAGGCATGGCGTGGCCGGGGCGGAGACGATGCAGCGAAACTACAACTGAGCCCCGCCCCCTCGCTGTCCAGCCCAGCCTGGGGCTCAGTGCAGGAAGTGGCGTCGGCCGGTGAGCAGCATCGCCAGCCCCAGCTCATCGCAGGCTCTGATCGAGTCCTTGTCCCGCACGCTGCCGCCTGGCTGGATCACCGCGCGGATGCCCAGGCCGGCCGCCAGCCGCACCGTGTCGTCGAAGGGGAAGAAGCCGTCGCTGGCCAGCACGGCCCCGCGCACCCGCTCCCCGGCGGCCTCCAGGGCGAGCCGGGCCGACCCCACCCGGTTCATCTGGCCCGCCCCCACCCCCAGGCTCTGGCCGTCCCGGGCCACCACGATGGCGTTGGAGCGCACGTGGCGCACCAGCTTCCAGGCGAAGTGCAGGTCGGCGAGCTCCTGGGGCGTGGGCTGGCGCTGGCTCACCACCTGCCAGCTGCTCTGCTCGGCCGGCAGATCGTCGAGCTCCTGGGCCAGCACCCCGCCCAGCACCGTGCGCAGCTGCTGGCGTGGGGCCCGCTCGATCGCCTCGGGGGCCAGCTGCAGCAGGCGCAGGTTGGCCTTTGCGCTCAGCTGCTCCAGGGCCTCAGGCTCGAAGGCCGGGGCCACGACGCACTCCAGGAAGAGGCTGGTGAGATGGGCGGCAGCGTCGCCATCCACCGGCGTGTTGAGGGCCACGATGCCCCCGAAGGCCGACACGCGATCGGCCTCCAGGGCGCGGTGCAGAGCATCGGCGCAGCCACTGCCGGTGGCCACACCGCAGGGGTTGGTGTGCTTGACCACCACCGCCGCGGGCTGGGCGGCCAGGCCATAGCCGAACTCCCGCACCGTGGCCAGGGCGGCATCGAGATCAATCAGGTTGTTGTAGCTGAGCTCCTTGCCCTGCAGTTGCCGCGCCGCGCCCCAGCCGGCGCTGGCTGCGCTGTACCAGGTGGCCGGCTGGTGGGGGTTTTCGCCGTAGCGCAGCGCCTGGCGAGCAGGCAGCGCCAGCTGCAGGGGCTCAGCTGTGGCTTCCGGCTCTGGCTGAGCCGCTGGTGGGGCCTCCGGCTCAGCGGCCAGGCGCTCGGCCAGCCAGCGGCTGATTGCCGCGTCATAGGCGGCCGTGTGGGCGAAGGCCTCCAGGGCCAGGCGGCGGCGCAGATCATGACTGAGGGGGCCGGCGGCCAGGGCCTCGAGAAAGGCGGCGTACTGCTGGGGGCTGGTCAGCACCGCCACATCGGCATGGTTCTTGGCCGCAGCCCGCACCATGGCCGGCCCTCCGATGTCGATGGTCTCGATGGCGGTGTCGAACGGCACGGCCGGGTCGGCCACCGTT is a genomic window of Cyanobium sp. NS01 containing:
- the purH gene encoding bifunctional phosphoribosylaminoimidazolecarboxamide formyltransferase/IMP cyclohydrolase, whose amino-acid sequence is MAPTALLSVSNKDGLVPLAQGLIAAGYRLISSGGTAAALQTAGLAVTRVAEHTGAPEILGGRVKTLHPRIHGGILARRQDPSHQADLDAQAIDPIDVVVVNLYPFRETVADPAVPFDTAIETIDIGGPAMVRAAAKNHADVAVLTSPQQYAAFLEALAAGPLSHDLRRRLALEAFAHTAAYDAAISRWLAERLAAEPEAPPAAQPEPEATAEPLQLALPARQALRYGENPHQPATWYSAASAGWGAARQLQGKELSYNNLIDLDAALATVREFGYGLAAQPAAVVVKHTNPCGVATGSGCADALHRALEADRVSAFGGIVALNTPVDGDAAAHLTSLFLECVVAPAFEPEALEQLSAKANLRLLQLAPEAIERAPRQQLRTVLGGVLAQELDDLPAEQSSWQVVSQRQPTPQELADLHFAWKLVRHVRSNAIVVARDGQSLGVGAGQMNRVGSARLALEAAGERVRGAVLASDGFFPFDDTVRLAAGLGIRAVIQPGGSVRDKDSIRACDELGLAMLLTGRRHFLH
- a CDS encoding DUF4079 domain-containing protein yields the protein MPESLAYGLNFLHPLMMWSLLGLSGYGLFLGIKAKKLRTAPDAETRKQLIKGQYAKRHFQVGSVLLALVVIGCFGGMAVTYLNNGKLFVGPHLLVGIGMTSMVALAASLTPLMQQGNLIARKAHVGLNMLMVTLFLWQAVSGMQILNKIWENRPA